A segment of the Quatrionicoccus australiensis genome:
GTCGACATCGACAATGCCGATACCGCCAGGATTGAAGCTTTCCATATGCTGATAAATTTCACCCACCTGATCGCAGCCGGCGCGAGTAACGATGGAGCGGAAGGACCAGCCAAAAGGCGCATCCTTGGTCAGCTTGCGGATATTTTCCTCGGCCAGGTCGTAGACGCTGTCGCCAGACTTGGCCACCCTTTGAGCGTCGTTCAGTGCTTTCGGGCCATCCAGACTGAAGGTGACATCGCTGATGTGTTCCCGGAAAAAAGCATCAATTTTCGGGTTGTACAGGGTGCCGTTGGTGACGATACAGAGATTGATATCCGCCTTGCCCTCGTCACGGTAGCTCCGCACCAGCTCAGCGGTCTTCTCCATCAACGGAAAATTCATCAGGGGTTCGCCGCCGAAAAAAGTGACAAAGTGCTTGCCTTCTCCTCCCGAGAAAAACTGCTCGAAGGTGCGGTTCATCACCGTTTCGCTCATGCGGCCACGCTTGCCGTATTCGCCTTCGTTGCCGTAACAATAGGCACACTTCAGATTGCATTCCTGACAAACGAAAAGATAGGCGCCAATTACCTTGTCGGTAATGTCCTCCGGCGAACGTACCGATTGCGCCGGTTTGGCGCGCTCCATGTAACGGTCGGCAAACTGGTTAACCTCCTCCCAGCGCGTTGCTTCGCTATCGCCATCGAGTGTTCGCGCCACTTCCACTTTGCGCAGCACACCGTAGGTTTCGGCATCAATGGAAAACAGCGCCACCGGCAGCGTCAGAAAGAGAAAATGGCGATCATCTTTCCGAAAGACATGAAAATTCTTTTTTTCGAGCATGGTTTTTCCAAGAGGGAAGCCCGGCCACGGGCGGTTTCGTTAATGGTTGGAAAAAAAGCCGGCGCTGTTCAGCGCATGGCCCCGCACTTGCACATCATCCCGCCTTGCGTGCCGCAGCAAGCCATGGCGGTCATTACTTCAAATGCTTCATTACAGCCTTCCAGAGTCTCAAAACTAATTTCCTTGATTTCCATGTGAATCTCCTTGAAGAGTTTTTGCGCGTGGCCAGGCTAAACAGGTCAGGTATGCCGCGAACGGCGCAAGAAGCGGTCGCGGCACCTTTTGCAGATCAGGCTTGCTAGAACTTCGCACTCACCCCAGCCCAGAAATTGCGGCGATCTGCGTGTTCGTATTCCCAGACGACGTATTTGCTGTCGAACAGGTTGTTGACCGCGACAAACACCTCGCTACCGGGTACCGGCAGCTTCATGGAAACCTTGGCGTCGGCGACGAAATAGTCGGAGGCACGATGGTCGGAGGTATTGGCATCGGTGAAATAGATGGAACTGACATAGCGGCCGCCGATGCGCGCCTCCCATTGACTGGATGGCGCGTAAACCAGACCCAGATTCAACTTGTGGGGTGCGATGCGCTGGGTGTGCTTGCCCTCCAGCGTCGTGTCATTGGGATTCTTGCGAATCACCGAGTCGGTGTAGCTGTAATTGGCATAGGGTTTCCAGCCGCCGGGCAGGCTGCCGTCAAAGCCCAGTTCAAAGCCGTTTACCGTCGTCTTGCCGATATTCACGTACTGCCAGGCCGGGCCGACCGGGATGGTGGAAATCTTGTCCTGATAGTCGGTGTGGTACAGGGCTGCGCGTAACTTGCCCCAGGGTAGCTGGTGATTGGCCCCGATCTCGTAGGTCGTTGAGGTCTCCGGCTTCAAACCGGTATTGTCGAGCCACATTGGATTACCGCCAGACGATTTCATCCAGTTCAGTGCCGGCACATAGGCCGTTCCGGCAGACAGATAAACCGAACTCGCCGGCGACAGGTGGTAGCGCAGACCCAGCCGTGGATTGAAGACGCCGTCCGATGAATCGGGATAGGTCGTCGCACCGTTGCTCTTGTCACCATGCATCTTGATCCAGTCGTAGCGCCCCCCAACGGTCAGCGTCAGATCATCAAAACGATGCTCATCCTGGGCAAACAGGCCAGTTGTCGTTTCCTGAGAATCTGTACGGGAGCTACCTCCATTCAGGAAATCATCCCAACCGACTTGATACCAGGCTGTTTGATAGGACGCTCCAACAATCAAGGTGTTGCCAGCAACTGGATGCAGTTCCGTCTGCGCTTCGACGGTATCCGTCCGGCTCTTGCGATACCAGGTGGCAGCGAGAATATAACTGCCCATGTTGTAATTCCACGCTTGGTCATCCCACGGCATGAATTGCAGCAATTCCGCATGGCGATATGTCAATTTGACCGAGTTTTGATTGGCAAAATCCTTGCGGTACCCAAGTGAATAAGCATCACCTTCGTTCTTGACGCGAAAATTGGGACGCCCACCGAACATGTCCGTATCAGTTCTGAATTGCTGGAAGCCAAAGGTGATTTCCTGATCGTCTGACGGGCGAATACCACCATTGAGGTTCCATTTTTTATCCGTCCATGCCCTCGATTTCAGATCTTTGCTTCCATCCGGATCAAGTTCCCGTTGCGCGACATAGCCATCTGTACGGAAATCGAACACGGACAACCGAAAGTCGACTACTTCGTTCGCCATCCCGGCTGCCGCCCCAAATGACCGCGCATCATGCGAACCCAAAGCCGCTTCTACCTCAGCCCCGGCCGGACCGCTCCAGCGTTTCGGAATAACGTTGACCACGCCGCCGATCACGTTTGGCCCATAAAGTGCAGACGCCGGACCACGCACGAGTTCGATCCGCTCGACATCCTGTGCAACAAGAAAATTGAAGCCACCACGGCCAACCACGCTCGATATGGACGAGTCGGTCGGCATGCCATCGACCAGAACCACCGATGTCGCGCCAGCGAATGAACCGCCAACCCCACGTATGGAAGGACCACCGTTGCCCCCTATGGCCGAACTTTCATTGAAGTCCACCCCTTCCATATTGCGCAGGGCGTCCTCCACCTTGAGCAGGTGCTGGCGCCCGATGTCCTTGCTGGTAATCACACTGACACTCGCCGGCACCTCATCAATCCGCCGCTCCGTCCGCGTCGCCGTGACCACGATTTCGCTCAGGCTCTGCTCGGCATGTGGAGCCGCGACAATCACGTAGCTGTCGCCATCGCGACGGAATTCCAGGCCGCTGCCTTGCAACAAACGACCAAGTGCCTCTTCAACACTCATTTCACCCCGAATGGCCTTGACCTTCTTGCTGCCGACGAGATCGGCCGCATGAACGATCTGCACCCCGCTCTGGTTGGCCAGTTGGCGCAACGCAGAAGCTAGCTCCTGCTGGGCAATTTCAACACTGACGTTCGGTCCGGCCAGCACAGCACCGGCCTGGCAGGCCAGCCATACAGCGACGGCAAGGTATTTGCGGACGTTCTCCGAACGGGCCGGCGTTTGTTTCTGCAGCATGTTTCCCCCTGATAACAAATGGCGACGAAATGCGCCTTCACCTACCAAGACGAATGCAGCGACGACCTCCCTACCTGAAACCGGCAAGCTGCGACAACATGTCACATGGAAATCACCCGGCAAGGCCTTTAGCATTGCCGCATGTCCTTCACCCTTGCCCTGAAGTCCCCTGGCGAACTCGACCTGGCGCAGCTTTACCGCGAGCATTTCGACCATTTGCGGGATTACCTGGCGCGCCGGCTCGATTGCCGCGATGCCGGCCGGGATGCTGCACAGGAGATTTTTCTTCGCTTGCTGCTGAAACCGCCGGTCGAGACCATTCAAAATCCCCGCGCTTTCCTGTTGCGCAGCGGGCGCAATCTGCTCATCGATCTGGCGCGCCTGGCCAAGACCCGGCCGCTGCTGCTGCCGATTGACGATTTTCAGGATTCCCTGCCCGACCCGGTGGCTGACCCGGCGCGCATTGCCTCGGCGCGGCAGCAACTACAGGCCCTGGCAGAAGGCATCGAAACCCTGCCGCCCAAGTGCCGGCAGGTTTTTTTCCTGCATCGCTTCGACGCCCTGACCCAGAACGAAATCGCTGCGCAGATGGGCATTTCGGCCAAAATGGTGGAAAAGCAACTGGCCAACGCCATGCTGCAATTGCGGCGCCTGTGGAGCAAGCATTCGGCTGGCGTTTGACATCCCGCCCCAGCCTGCCGAGAATCCGGCGCATGCCCCATTCGCCCCAAGCCTCTCCAGCCGCTGACAACAGCGAACGCGCCCAGGAAGAAGCCGCCTTCTGGTTTGCCCGACTGCATGGCGAAAATGTTTCCCGCGAGGAAAGGGCGACCTTTGCCGGCTGGCTGGCAGGCAGCCCGGAAAACGCCCGGGAATTCGGAATTCTTGAGCAAATCTGGAACCACTCGGCCTGCCTTGCACCGCAAGCCAAGCCGCGCGCGCGACGGTTGTTGCATGGTGCCGCCGGACTGGCCGCCATGGCCCTGCTGGCCAGCTGGCTGTTCCATACCGCGCCGGGCGAGCTGGTCGCCACCGGCATCGGCGAGCGGAAGCACCTGCAACTCAGCGATGGCAGCGAACTGGACCTTGCTCCGCGCACCCGCTTGCACTTCCGCCTGGACAAGGATCAGCGCCATATTGAGCTGCATGAGGGGCAGATCGCCATCAACGTTGGCGCTGATCCGCAACGACCGCTGGAAGTTGTGGCCAATGGGCATCACATCCGCGATATCGGCACCCGTTTCGTGGTGGAAACCGGGGCGAAGCAGACCCGCGTCAGCGTCGCCGAGGGCCTGGTGGAAATCCGGCCGGCCAATGGCGATGCAGCGACGCAGCGTCTCGCGGCGGGCGAAGAGGTATCCGTGACTGATGGAAAAATCGGCCCGGTTTTGGCCGTTGACCGCAGCATTTTGCTGGCGTGGACCAAAGGCCAACTCGCATTTGAAGGCCAGCCGTTAAACGAGGTGATCGCCACCCTCAACCGCTTCCGCAAGACGCCGATCATCCTGGACGAGCCAAATCTCGGCGGCATGCGCATCAGCGGCGTTTTTCTGATCGACAAGGAAGAAACCGCGCTGATCGCCTTGAGACAAATCGCCGGTCTGCGCTTTCTGGAAAGCAACGGGATGGTGCACGCCAGCACCGATCATTCCCGCTGACCCTTCAACAACCGAATGGTTGTGGCACGTTCATTTGCTTCGCCAACGCCAAACGACTAACAGTGGCGGAACGCTCCCCGTCCGATCCGGTGACCGCCCCGGCCGAGGCTGGGAACCTGTGGAAGCTCGACGACGCCAAAGGGGTTACCTCTGCGATTACATCAGCGGGGTCGGCGTAACATATGGAAGTTGCAATAAAAAAGACAACATACACCAAGCCCCCAAATTTCATCAGTTCCTCCAATAGCATTGGTGATTAAATGGGCCGGGCTCGACTGTACTGATGCCCTAAGAGGGCATTGAACTCGATCAGTGGCTAAGCGGCAGCTAATTGTCACGTTGCCGTCGGATTCCAACTGTCGCCCCAAGGTCGGCTTTGGCCGACATCCAGCCGGCAGCAACTCGGCCAAAACTGTCTATGGGGTGCCCGACAATAGAGGTCGGCTATGCGCCAGTTACTCGCCGTTCGGCTCGGAATCCCCGCTAGCCGGAGCTTTCATAGCGGATGACCTAAGCCAACACGTTCCTGTCACTAATATAAACTGGAGGCATAATTGGATCCAACTTACATAGGAAACCGAGGACAACTAATGACAAGGACAATCTGTGTTGCGCGGGTGGAAGAAACGAGTCTCTGGAAGGCGCTATCGAATCGAAATACAGAAGCCGCAAAGCACTTGGGTCCTAATGTTGTCGCGGTATGCAACGAGGCTGCTGATCGGATGAAGGCAATGGCCGGATACGCACCGCAGTACACGCTTCATGATGAACGCCACCTACTTAGAACCACCGAACTGATGAGCTTGCTGCTAGGTGACGAAGTAAAGAAACTCAATGAGGTTGAACTGGCTCTTCTGATTCTTTCGGCGTTTTTTCACGACCAAGGAATGCTGCCCTCTGATAGTGATTTGTCGTTGCTTAGGAAGTCCGATGAGTTCAAGCTTTTTCAGGATAACTGGCGCGTAGATCATCCAAACTACGCAGAAACATCGAGGCAACTAGCCGACCCCACAGTTTCCACCGAACGAAAGGAGCGGTTGGGCGCGCAGATTGGCGAACTCGATACTGCGATGCTTACCGATTTCCTGCGCCGAGGACACGGACGAAGGTCATCCGAGCATATCCTATCCCGTCATCATAGTGACAAGCGCATTGAGGTACAAGGTGTAAACCTTTCGCCGTTGATTGCGCGATTATGCGAAGGGCACGCGCTACCTGCCGACGATATAAATCCAAGTCAGGGTTTTAGATACGACGAGCAAGTCGGAACCTATTGCGTCAACATGCCTTTTCTCGCGGCGGTTCTGAGGCTCGCCGACATTCTCGACTTCGACCGTGAACGCACACCCGAGGTGCTTTTCAAGAGCATCCACTTCACGTCTCCCGTAAGCTTGTTCGAATGGGAAAAACACCGTGCCGTCGAGGGGTGGACAATTTCCGAGGAACTGATCCGGTTCTCAGTGAAATGCAAGCACCCGGCGTATCAAGCAGCCGCACTCGCTTACATGGGTTGGATCGATCAGGAGCTTGAAGCTGCGCATTCGATTTGCCGCCGACAACCACGGGACATTAGCGGTTATCACCTACGACTTCCGACCCATGTCGATCGATCTCGAATCGAACCCGATGGTGACTCCTACCGATATCACGACCTCGAATTCTCCCTTTCCAGAGACGAAATTATTCGTCTGCTGATGACCGACGAACTCTACGGCGGAGAACACCTGTGCATCCGAGAACTGTTGCAAAATTCGCTCGACGCACTGAGGTATCGCCAAGCGCTCTTTGCGGAATCAGACACACAGTGGAGCAAAGGCAAAGTTGAGTTTTGCCATTTTGTTGATGACGATGGCTACGAGGTTGTCGAGTGTCGAGACAACGGCGTGGGGATGGACGAAGGCATCATCCGCCGGTTCCTTGTGAAAGTTGGCAGAAGCTACTACCGGTCTCCGGACTTCGAACGCGAGCGAACGAGATTGAGAGCATCCGGTAATGACTTCGACCCCTGCTCCCGATTCGGCATTGGCTTCATGTCCTGCTTTATGTTGGGTGACAGGATAACTATTGAAACGCGCAAGGACTACGGACACGGGCGACAGTGGGGAGAGCCGCTTGTCGTCGAAATCCAGGGCTTGAGCGGCCTGCTCGTAGTTAGAAAGGGAAGTGACCAACAGCCTATCGGCACGACCGTAAGGATCGTGTCGCGCAAGAAGCCGTCGTTTCTCGACAATTGGTCGGACAAGGTCAAACTCACAACCGTGCTCAGAGGCTATGCCCTGGCAACCGAATTCCCGGTTATCGGGAAATGTGAAGTTCCCGAAATTAAAGACACAGTGACAATCCCCGTCACGATCGACAAAACGCCAACGGTGCTCGAATCAGCCAATATCAAAGCTGCGGTGACTTTCGATCAAGACCTTTCTGAAGTATCAAAATCTTTACGGGGATTCGTCCGGGATTCTGTCTTGGTCGACGATCATGGATTACCTTCAGTCGACAATTGTGAGGCAGAGTGGATAGCGAATACTGCGGGCCCAGGAAAAAAGTGGATATTACGTTCTCGTACCGGAACAACTTCGTTTGAACGCAATATCCATGGTTACGTTTCCGTTTGTGTCGACGGGATATTGGTCGGAGGCGACCCGGGGCGGCATTCTGACGGGGATACACTCCGATATCGGCTGGGATCGTGTAACTCGGGTATCTATTGCGAATCGCCCGCATTAATCGATACAAGAGGTGACCTTAAACCTGAAATCACGCCCAGCCGGACTCCTCCAAAGGACAACTTTTCGAGGCAACTCCCGGGCTGGAGTCGACTAAATAGTTTCTTCAATATTGGTGTAGGGATGCTATGGAAACAACTGGCCAACTACCATTCCAAAGGGCTTTTGCCACAAGCTTTTTGGCAGCTGACAGTCATCTACAGCATTCCTGTTGAATGGATTCCACCATCAACGTTATGGGAAACGCTTTCCGTGTCCTTGGTCGATAATAATAATGGGGTTGTATGGCGCAAAGTTCGTGAACTCGGCGAACTCTTGATGTGTGCGGACGGAGAGGAAACCTTTGCCCTGCGAGACAAACAGGGTGCTAGCGTCGCTCCTTCACAATTTCTGAAAGATTGGGAAGTAAAAGGCGAGGATCATCCGTCGCTGTCTTGGCGAATGAGATCAAGCGTTCTGCTTATGAGTGCTTTGGATATTAGGGACGATCAAGTAGTTGTTAATCCGACAGTCCAACCCGACCGGGGCATACCGTTAGGAATGTACACTCGGCGCGGGGCAGTCGGTGTGGCTGGTTTTTTCCTCGCCTACGCAGGCTCTGCCACAAATGCCATTGCAGTCGAGACACCTTACCCGACCGCCAATAGGAACCATCCTCTTGTTGCGCTGGCGCATCAAAGTATTAATGCAAATGAGCCGACCGACCTGCAACGGTTCGCGCAGGGGTTCGTTGCATGTATTTCGGAAACGGTCAGTAGCAAAATAAATACCCCTTCTATAGAGACAGTGGGCTATTGGCAAAAACGTGTTGGGCATCTTTACTTCGCGGTTCAGTGGGACCAATGCGAACAGAGCCTCAAGCCGCCTTACCAGCTCTGGACAAAAGCTAAAGGGTGGTTCTCATTTAGTGAAGTCGACTTCACGCGATGGAAAGACGCGGAACTTACCAGCTAGTAATTACTACGAAGCCGCTCCACCAACAAATTGTTGGTTCCTTGAAGTCAGCTAACGGATACCTTGCCTGAGGTGCCCCCGGATTTAGTGCCAAGGGCGTTTTAGTAAAAGTCCTTGCTGAGCCGAAGCGGCCGGCGCGTTGGTAGATTTCCAACTGGGCGTCGACATCCGAGCAAACACCCGCCAGGATCTCTTCGGCGACAATGCGATGGGGTTCAATTCTTTTTTCGTACTTCTCAAAGAGTTGTCGCTCTTCTTCGTCGGACTCGTGGCCATCGAGGGCGTAGAAAGCATAGAAATCGTGATATTCGGAGCAGAAGGCGTCGAAACTCATTCGGCCTTGCGCGCACAGGCGAATCAGGTTGTCGTGATGATCGAGGGAGCCGATCAGGTGGTATTCGGACTCAAAGATGACCATGGAGTATGGGGCCCAACGTAGAGCTAACCGGCGCTGCGCAGCTTCATCGCGCAGCGTCCAGCGACCGAAGGGAGCGAGGTTGAGCGCCGGGTCATGCATGCTTTTCCACCAGCAATTCTTTTGACACAAAGCGGCATGCCTCTATTTCAAGATGCTTGATGGAGCCCTTGGTGCGGGCGCCATCAACTGAAAGGAGGCTCGGACAGGCATGCAGGTCGAGGTGGGCCAAAGCAGGCAATTTGTCGATTCCGTCAAGTGTCTTGAGTTTGCGCGAGGTATCCGCCGGGGATGCTGCTCAAGGTCATTCTCTGCGCCTACGCTCAGGGTGTGGTGAGCAGCCGGGGCATTGAGCGGCTGTGCCGCGAACACGTCACTTTCATCGCTCTCAGCGGCGACTCCGTGCCGCACTTTACGACGCTGAGGGCATCACGGAACCTAGAGGCGCTTCTCGCCGTAGTGGCCTAGAGTGGTCCAACAATTTCACCCCCATGTGTGGCATGATCGTCGATGCCGACTTGGCCTTATCGAAAGCACGCTTCAAGGACGAAGTAAACGGTGGGCGTCATGTTCCGAACGCTATCCCTTTGACCGCATCAGTTGGTCTGAATGTGGACGACGGTGGTCCCTGGTTTCGCGGTATGCGACTGTGCTACCCGGGTCCTACGATCTGGAAGAAAAGGGCGTGGAAAAATCACGAGCCTTCTGGATGATCAACCTGAAGATGGGCTACCGCTTCAATAAGCAATGGCAGACGACCATCGATGTCCTGAATCTGTTCAACAAGCAGGCCAATGACATCGAATACTGGGGCGGAGCCTGCACACGGAATGAGGCAACTCTTGGAACGGGCGGCTGCGGTGGTGGCAGCGCAATTGATGGCAGACCGATTCATCCGCTTGAATCGAGAACGATACGCCTCGGCTTAAAGGTGAATTTTTAAATCGAGTTCTGGGCGGCGCAAAAACCACCTAATTTTGCTGGCCCGCAATCGACAAAGTGGCGGAGAGCTCCACTTCAAGCAACCCTCCGCCATTTCTTCAACTCAGCGCAAAAACGGTTTCCGTCCCGTCGTCCCAGCCGTCCCACAGATAGTCATCGGCCTTGCCATCGGCGATCAGGCGCAGGGCGTAATTGACCTGTTCCTTGTAGAAATCGCAGAAGGCGCCGATCTTGTCCATGCCGCCGTTCATCTCGAAGGCTTCGGCCGGACAGGGCGAGCCGCAGAAATGGCGGATCGCACAGTCGCCGCAGGGGCTGAACTGGTCGACATCGCGCGTCGTCACCGTCTGGAAGGCCGGCGAGGTCAGAGCCGCTTCGACGTCATCGACCAGCAGGTTGCCGCCCCGGAAATCGGGCAGGCCGATAAACTCGCTGCACGGGTAGAGGCTGCCGTCGGCGGCTAGTGCGAAGAAGGCACGACCGCCGCCACAGGGCGAGATGTCGCACATCAGGCGGCGCGCCGTCGGGGCCAGGATTCCGATCAGGATATTGGCGAAATTGGCCACCATCAGCTTGCGGCCGGTCTCCCGGTACAACTCGTGGGTCCGATCCATGGCGGCGAAGAAGGCCTTGGCCATGTCGCCGTCGGCCGGCTTGACGCCGCGCGCCCCGGGCTGGGTGCAGCGCACGGTGTTGAGCATGCAAGTCGGCACTTCATGGGCGTGGAAGAGTTCGATCATGCGCGTCAGGTGAGGCAGGTTCTCGGTCGTGCAGGTCGTGATGACGCTCCACGAGCCGTAGC
Coding sequences within it:
- a CDS encoding radical SAM/SPASM domain-containing protein; the encoded protein is MLEKKNFHVFRKDDRHFLFLTLPVALFSIDAETYGVLRKVEVARTLDGDSEATRWEEVNQFADRYMERAKPAQSVRSPEDITDKVIGAYLFVCQECNLKCAYCYGNEGEYGKRGRMSETVMNRTFEQFFSGGEGKHFVTFFGGEPLMNFPLMEKTAELVRSYRDEGKADINLCIVTNGTLYNPKIDAFFREHISDVTFSLDGPKALNDAQRVAKSGDSVYDLAEENIRKLTKDAPFGWSFRSIVTRAGCDQVGEIYQHMESFNPGGIGIVDVDAPKDGPLYIGDADYQRFLKQVVDINRRGLASIMDGEAPVAFEYPFYILYYFVSRRHAYYHCNAGTNLLAVTAEGDVYPCHRFVGLEDFNMGNVSDPELKSSERYQGIRQQFIDATVDNREGCRDCWARYLCGGSCAKFSFSEHGSISPPVARHCQYIKTVVEELLPDLVALMEQPEQRSKLVTRLGNAIRGGAADSRAQGEVHGA
- a CDS encoding TonB-dependent receptor domain-containing protein, giving the protein MLQKQTPARSENVRKYLAVAVWLACQAGAVLAGPNVSVEIAQQELASALRQLANQSGVQIVHAADLVGSKKVKAIRGEMSVEEALGRLLQGSGLEFRRDGDSYVIVAAPHAEQSLSEIVVTATRTERRIDEVPASVSVITSKDIGRQHLLKVEDALRNMEGVDFNESSAIGGNGGPSIRGVGGSFAGATSVVLVDGMPTDSSISSVVGRGGFNFLVAQDVERIELVRGPASALYGPNVIGGVVNVIPKRWSGPAGAEVEAALGSHDARSFGAAAGMANEVVDFRLSVFDFRTDGYVAQRELDPDGSKDLKSRAWTDKKWNLNGGIRPSDDQEITFGFQQFRTDTDMFGGRPNFRVKNEGDAYSLGYRKDFANQNSVKLTYRHAELLQFMPWDDQAWNYNMGSYILAATWYRKSRTDTVEAQTELHPVAGNTLIVGASYQTAWYQVGWDDFLNGGSSRTDSQETTTGLFAQDEHRFDDLTLTVGGRYDWIKMHGDKSNGATTYPDSSDGVFNPRLGLRYHLSPASSVYLSAGTAYVPALNWMKSSGGNPMWLDNTGLKPETSTTYEIGANHQLPWGKLRAALYHTDYQDKISTIPVGPAWQYVNIGKTTVNGFELGFDGSLPGGWKPYANYSYTDSVIRKNPNDTTLEGKHTQRIAPHKLNLGLVYAPSSQWEARIGGRYVSSIYFTDANTSDHRASDYFVADAKVSMKLPVPGSEVFVAVNNLFDSKYVVWEYEHADRRNFWAGVSAKF
- a CDS encoding RNA polymerase sigma factor, coding for MSFTLALKSPGELDLAQLYREHFDHLRDYLARRLDCRDAGRDAAQEIFLRLLLKPPVETIQNPRAFLLRSGRNLLIDLARLAKTRPLLLPIDDFQDSLPDPVADPARIASARQQLQALAEGIETLPPKCRQVFFLHRFDALTQNEIAAQMGISAKMVEKQLANAMLQLRRLWSKHSAGV
- a CDS encoding FecR family protein; its protein translation is MPHSPQASPAADNSERAQEEAAFWFARLHGENVSREERATFAGWLAGSPENAREFGILEQIWNHSACLAPQAKPRARRLLHGAAGLAAMALLASWLFHTAPGELVATGIGERKHLQLSDGSELDLAPRTRLHFRLDKDQRHIELHEGQIAINVGADPQRPLEVVANGHHIRDIGTRFVVETGAKQTRVSVAEGLVEIRPANGDAATQRLAAGEEVSVTDGKIGPVLAVDRSILLAWTKGQLAFEGQPLNEVIATLNRFRKTPIILDEPNLGGMRISGVFLIDKEETALIALRQIAGLRFLESNGMVHASTDHSR
- a CDS encoding HD domain-containing protein, with translation MTRTICVARVEETSLWKALSNRNTEAAKHLGPNVVAVCNEAADRMKAMAGYAPQYTLHDERHLLRTTELMSLLLGDEVKKLNEVELALLILSAFFHDQGMLPSDSDLSLLRKSDEFKLFQDNWRVDHPNYAETSRQLADPTVSTERKERLGAQIGELDTAMLTDFLRRGHGRRSSEHILSRHHSDKRIEVQGVNLSPLIARLCEGHALPADDINPSQGFRYDEQVGTYCVNMPFLAAVLRLADILDFDRERTPEVLFKSIHFTSPVSLFEWEKHRAVEGWTISEELIRFSVKCKHPAYQAAALAYMGWIDQELEAAHSICRRQPRDISGYHLRLPTHVDRSRIEPDGDSYRYHDLEFSLSRDEIIRLLMTDELYGGEHLCIRELLQNSLDALRYRQALFAESDTQWSKGKVEFCHFVDDDGYEVVECRDNGVGMDEGIIRRFLVKVGRSYYRSPDFERERTRLRASGNDFDPCSRFGIGFMSCFMLGDRITIETRKDYGHGRQWGEPLVVEIQGLSGLLVVRKGSDQQPIGTTVRIVSRKKPSFLDNWSDKVKLTTVLRGYALATEFPVIGKCEVPEIKDTVTIPVTIDKTPTVLESANIKAAVTFDQDLSEVSKSLRGFVRDSVLVDDHGLPSVDNCEAEWIANTAGPGKKWILRSRTGTTSFERNIHGYVSVCVDGILVGGDPGRHSDGDTLRYRLGSCNSGIYCESPALIDTRGDLKPEITPSRTPPKDNFSRQLPGWSRLNSFFNIGVGMLWKQLANYHSKGLLPQAFWQLTVIYSIPVEWIPPSTLWETLSVSLVDNNNGVVWRKVRELGELLMCADGEETFALRDKQGASVAPSQFLKDWEVKGEDHPSLSWRMRSSVLLMSALDIRDDQVVVNPTVQPDRGIPLGMYTRRGAVGVAGFFLAYAGSATNAIAVETPYPTANRNHPLVALAHQSINANEPTDLQRFAQGFVACISETVSSKINTPSIETVGYWQKRVGHLYFAVQWDQCEQSLKPPYQLWTKAKGWFSFSEVDFTRWKDAELTS
- a CDS encoding transposase, with product MLLKVILCAYAQGVVSSRGIERLCREHVTFIALSGDSVPHFTTLRASRNLEALLAVVA
- the cbpB gene encoding peptide-modifying radical SAM enzyme CbpB, with the translated sequence MTAALPMGALGDPRFLPVDIGHDIYAALTDPDTAFWALVDKNKVDDGLDPAALAAYREKAEGFRQELHALRFELKPSGVYLNPTERCNLNCTYCYLPGTQRSGGSHMPVDTLLASLGKLRDYFRSVMPDGRKPRAIFHGAEPLMNQAAVFAAIDAFGDDFIFGLQTNGTLLDDAALDFLTLRNVSIGLSLDGPMAEITDATRRTWGGKSVHDKVLRTMEKLRGYGSWSVITTCTTENLPHLTRMIELFHAHEVPTCMLNTVRCTQPGARGVKPADGDMAKAFFAAMDRTHELYRETGRKLMVANFANILIGILAPTARRLMCDISPCGGGRAFFALAADGSLYPCSEFIGLPDFRGGNLLVDDVEAALTSPAFQTVTTRDVDQFSPCGDCAIRHFCGSPCPAEAFEMNGGMDKIGAFCDFYKEQVNYALRLIADGKADDYLWDGWDDGTETVFALS